One Tolypothrix bouteillei VB521301 DNA window includes the following coding sequences:
- a CDS encoding ABC transporter permease: MLKQILRKSRTFLSVYYAYMLEYRSELLLWVLANSLPIILMGVWIQAAQGGQFSLQPIDFARYFITVFLVRQITIVWVVWEFEREIVEGKLSPRLLQPIDPVWHHIASHLSERSARLPFTILLLIIFFIIYPQAFWVPSLTNFLLFLISLTLAFALRFITQYTFAMFAFWTERASAIESLWFLFYLFLSGMIAPLEVFPEPVRAIVLCTPFPYMVNFPASLLIGLPTDVGRGFWLMIGWILLFLGLNRMLWRRGLKRYSGMGA; the protein is encoded by the coding sequence ATGCTAAAACAAATTTTAAGAAAAAGCCGGACGTTTCTTTCTGTTTACTATGCCTATATGCTTGAATATCGGTCAGAACTCCTGTTATGGGTACTGGCAAACTCTTTGCCAATTATTCTTATGGGAGTTTGGATACAAGCAGCGCAAGGAGGACAGTTTAGTTTACAACCAATAGATTTTGCTCGTTATTTTATTACAGTTTTCCTAGTGCGACAAATCACAATTGTATGGGTGGTTTGGGAATTTGAAAGGGAAATAGTAGAAGGTAAACTTTCACCGCGATTGCTACAACCAATAGATCCAGTTTGGCATCATATTGCTTCTCATCTTTCAGAGAGATCCGCTCGGTTACCCTTTACAATACTGCTGTTAATTATCTTTTTTATTATCTATCCTCAAGCTTTTTGGGTACCTAGTTTAACAAATTTTTTGCTCTTTTTAATATCCTTAACACTAGCTTTTGCTTTGCGCTTTATTACCCAATACACTTTTGCAATGTTTGCTTTTTGGACAGAACGCGCCAGTGCTATAGAAAGTTTATGGTTTTTGTTTTACTTGTTTTTGTCTGGAATGATTGCACCTTTAGAGGTTTTTCCCGAACCTGTCAGGGCGATCGTTCTTTGCACCCCATTCCCTTATATGGTTAATTTTCCTGCAAGTCTTTTGATAGGTTTACCTACAGATGTAGGGCGTGGATTTTGGTTAATGATAGGTTGGATTTTGCTATTCTTGGGCTTAAACCGTATGCTGTGGCGGCGTGGATTGAAGCGTTATTCTGGGATGGGAGCTTAG